CGAACGAGCCGGTGGGCGGCCCGACGGAGGTGAAGTTGCCCCCGAGATAGATCGCATTGCCGGCGCGGGCAACGGCATTTACGATGCCGTCGGTCACCAACGTGGTGAGGGGGGCGTCGGAAGGGGGGGGAGAGAGCGGGGAGCGGGCGGCCGTCGAGGGCGGGAAGAGGGCGAGGACGAGACCGGCGATGAGGAGCAGCAGGAGCGCGGCGGCAGAGCGCGTTCGGGTCGGCATCTGCTCTTCTCCTGTTGGGCGGTGAGGGAGTGGTGGTTTATGGTGGTTTGCTGAGGGAACAGGATACTGACTGGCGGCGGGCAGTGTCAAGGGAGCGGTGGGGTGCTAGGCGCCCTGATAGCGGGGCGGGCGGCGCTCGAGGAAGGCGGTCATGCCCTCGAGGCGGTCGGCGGTGGCGAAGAGGCGCACTTCGGCCTCCAGTTCGGCCATCAGGCCCCGGGGGAGGTCGGCGTCCTGAGTGGTCTCGAGCACGTCCTTGGCCGCGCGGACGGCGAGGGGGCCGTTGCGGAGAATGGCGTCGGCCGCAGCGCGGGCGGCCGGCATGAGTTCGGCGGCCGAGACAACTTGGTTGACCAGCCCAATCCGGTAGGCCTCGGCAGCGTCAATCTGCTGGCCGGTGTAGATCAGCTGCTTGGCGAGGCCGATGCCCACAATCCGGGGCAGGCGCTGCGTGCCGCCCCACGCCGGGATAATGCCGAGGGTGACTTCGGGCAGGCCGAGCTTGGCGCGGTCGGCAGCAATCCGCAGGTCGCACGCCAGCGCCACTTCGCAGCCGCCGCCGAGCGCATAGCCGTTGATCGCGCCGATCACCACCTGCGGTGCGCTCTCAATGCGGTTGCAGACGCGCTGTCCCAGCTGCATGAACCGCCGCGCGTCATCGGCGGTCATCGCGGCCATCGCCGCAATATCTGCGCCCGCAATAAACGCGCGGTCGCCCGCGCCCGTCACGATAATCACGCGGCAGCCGTCGTCGGCGGCAAGTTCGGCAAATGTGGCTGCCATCGCCTCGAGCGCCGCTTCGTTGAGGGCGTTCAGCGCCTGAGGACGGTTAATCGTCACGATTGCGAGAGGTCCTTCACGGCTGGTCAGAACGAGGTCGCTCATTGCTCCTCCGGTCAGTGTCGGCCGGCATTGTACTGTCTTGGCGGCAGGCGGGTGCCGCGCTGCTCCGTTCGCGCTTGCCATCGCAGGGTACCCCGCCTGCCGAGGCGGTCCTCGGCGGAGCGCGCTTTAAAAAGGAGGGTGCCCCCTCCGCCTGCTCGCCGAGCGGCAGCAGCGCGGTCGGGAGCCCCGCGCGCTGTGCCTGACCCGAGAGCTGGGGAGCGCGTCGCCATCCGTGACGGCCGATTGCGGGGCGGAGCGTCATGCCGCTTCCCCTCGCGAGTCACCCGACGCCGGCAGGCGCAAAGGGGTCTTGCCGACGTCCGCGGGCGGCGGCCCTGCTGAGCGGCGAAGAGCGCTCGTGCGCGCTCTTGTCGCGCTGGCCGGTCGGCGCTGTCTCGTTCGCCGGCACGCTGCACGCCTGCGCCGAACGGCGTGTTCCGGCGCGCGCTGCCAGCGGAGCGTGGTCAGGCGGCGCGGCCCCGCCCTCGCTGCACGCCCGGCTGGCGGCCCGAGGCGAGCGGGAGCGCAACCTCGCCGCAGCTCGTTCGTCTCAAAAAACGGCTCTCTGCTCAAACGCCGGCGATGCTGGGCCGAAAGGACAGGAAGTCCCCGGCGCGGGCGGCGCCATGATCGGTCCCGCGCTCCGCAAGTCGGGGATGAGTGATCTCGTGCCAGCTTGTCTGGTGTGATAGGATGTCCAAGCGAGGAGGCAACGATGGTCCTTCGTCTTGGTGCAGTCGCAGCGTTGCTTGTTGCGGTAGCGGCGGTTGCCTTTGGCACAACGGCCGGCAGCCCCGCCTACGCGCAGCAGATGGCGGAAGACTTTCCGATCCCTGGCGGCCACTTCTATACCCAGACGCGCGGCGCCTACCCGCCGGGCTATGGCTTTGCCGTCGTCGATGACGGAATACAGTTCTTCACCACCCTTCGCCAGCTTGGAGGCCCTGCGGCGGCAGGCTACCCGATCTCGCAGCGTTTCCTCATCGGCGGGCGGCCCGCGCAGGCGTTCCAGCGCGTGATCCTCGTTTGGGATCCGGCGGCGGGTCAAGCAAGCGTGCTGCAGACCGGGCCAAACCTGCACCTGATCCCCTCGGAGGCGCTCGTTCCCGCGCCGTGGCGCGGTCTCCAGCCCGGTCCGTTCGGGCAGACGCCGAGCTTCCTCCCCGGCTTCGCCCAGCCGCCCGCAGCTGGCCAGCCGCCGCTCCAAGCGCTGCCCTTTGGGCTGCCGATTGGACAGCCGTTTGGCGATGCGCCGACCCCGCCCTCGTGGTGGTATCCGTTCTGGTTCTGGTTCCCGTTCTATGCCCCCTATGCGCCCGGCGTGCCGGTTTGCGACCCGGCGCTGTTTCCCTTGGGCTGTCCGCCTCTGCCGTTCACGCCGCCGCCTCCGCCGCCGACCCCCACGCCGGTGCCCGGACCGCCGGCGTGCAGCGCCGAAAACACGGAGATCTATTTCGACCCGCCGCGGCCTGCGGTTGGGCAGCGCACCTTGATCCGGGTCACCTCGGCCTATGGCTGGGAGTACGTCGGGCTCACCGGTCCGTGGAACCCCCGCTACGAAGGGCTCAGCCCGGGCGGGCTGAACTGGGTGTGGACATGGTCGGTGACGCCGCTCAGCCCCGGCTTCTTCCAATATACCTTCACGATCAACGACGGGACCGGCTGCGTGACGGGCGACTTCAGCATCCCCGCGACCCCGCCGCCGACGCCAACGCCGACCTCCGCCTCGGCGGCGCAGCAGCGGCAGCCGGCGCAAAGCACCGCCACCCCAACCCAGCCGCCGGCGACCGCGACCCCGACGTCTCCCCCGCCCACGGCGACGCCGACGCAGGCGCCTCCCACCCCGACGCCGACTTCCCCGCCCCCAACGGCGACCCCCACGTCGGTGCCGCCCACGGCAACCCCGACCGCTCCTCCGACGCCCACGGCAACGCCGTCCACCTAAGCGTTTGCGCTGTCAAGAAACGGCTGCCCAGCCCCGCGCGGAGCTGGGCAGCTGCTTTTTCCGCTTCCTCTGGGAGCGCCGCTGCTTACACTTGGGCAAAGAGCGCGTCGTAGTCGGTTGTCGGCGGACCCTCAACCGAAATCAGTTCAAAGGTCTTATTGCGCGCCGCCGGCGAGCGCAGCGCAGCGATGCAGACATCGGCGAGCTGCTCGCGGGAAACCGCGCCCTGGAGCGTATCGCCAGTGCCGACAACGAGGGTCCGCGGCGGGTGAGGGGGCACTTCAAGGTGGCCCGGCCGGACAATGGTGTAATCGAGCCCGCTCGCGCGCAGGTAATCTTCGCTCTT
Above is a window of Dehalococcoidia bacterium DNA encoding:
- a CDS encoding enoyl-CoA hydratase-related protein, with the translated sequence MSDLVLTSREGPLAIVTINRPQALNALNEAALEAMAATFAELAADDGCRVIIVTGAGDRAFIAGADIAAMAAMTADDARRFMQLGQRVCNRIESAPQVVIGAINGYALGGGCEVALACDLRIAADRAKLGLPEVTLGIIPAWGGTQRLPRIVGIGLAKQLIYTGQQIDAAEAYRIGLVNQVVSAAELMPAARAAADAILRNGPLAVRAAKDVLETTQDADLPRGLMAELEAEVRLFATADRLEGMTAFLERRPPRYQGA